GCGAGGCGCTGGACACCCGCTACGGCGAGCGCGCCCGGCTCTTCCACGTCGGCTGAGCACCCCCGCACGAAAAACGGCGCCCCCGCCGGGAGATCCCGGCGGGGGCGCCATTCTACTTTCGCACTCACGCACCTTCGCACTTCCCTCCTACGGCCGCCGCCCCGGGGCCAGCGTGTTCCGGATCCGGTTCAGCTCCTCCCTCTGGCGGCGGATCGTCTCCTCCCGGTCGGCCAGCTCGCGGCGGAGGCGCTGCACCTCGGCGCTGAGCTCCGCCGCCTGCTCACCCGGCACGACGCGGACCGGGCCGGGGACGGTGCGGGTGCGCACCTCCGTCTCGGGCTGGAGCTGCGCCACGCGCTGATCCGGCGGGAGGTTGAGCTGGTTGGCGAGCTCCAGGAAGGTCGTGGCCTCCGGCCGCCGGTGGATCTCCCGCTGCCCGGCGGTGTCGCCCCGGGCGAGGTAGCGGCGGAGGTGCTCGGCGGCGGCCCGGGTGTTCCACCCCGGGTTGCGCGGATCGAGCCGCATCTCGCCCAGGAAGAACACCGCCTCGCGCCCCTCCTCCGTGTCGGGGTAGGTGGACGCCAGCCGCGAGAACGCGCTGTCCGCCGCGGCGAAGTTCCCGGCGCCGAGCGCCAGGTGCGCCTCCCGCCACAGGTCCCTTTCGGCACGGTCGCGGGAGCCGGGCGCGAAGGTGGCGCAGCCGGCGACGAGGAGCACGAGCAGGGGAGCGAGCCCGCGGGTCCAGTTCATCAGATGTCCGTCTTCAGGGGGCGTTCAGGCCGCGCTCGCCATCGGCGGCCGGAGGGGGAGGTCGACCCGGAAGGTCGTCCCCCGACCCTCCCGGCTCTCTGCAGTGATCGTGCCTCCGTGGGCCTCGACGATCTCCTGCGCGATGGCGAGCCCCAGCCCCGATCCCACCGAGCGCGGCTGCGCCTCGTTCTCCACCTGGAAGAACTTTTCGAAGATCTTGGGGAGCTTGTCCGGCGGGATCCCGATCCCGGTGTCCCGTACCTCCACCAGGATCCGTTCGGGGGCGGCGCGCGCCACGAGCCGGATCTGGCCGCCCTGGGGCGTGAACTTGAAAGCGTTGGACAGCAGGTTCCCCAGCACCTCGTTGAGGCGGTCCGGGTCGCCGACCATGGTCTCCGGCACGTCGTCCGCCACCTGGAGCGCGAAGTCGATGCGGTTCTGGATCGCCAGGGCGTCGAAGCCGTGCGCCAGGTCGGCGAGGAAGGGGCGGATCCCGATGTCGCGCAGCTCCAGGCGCCCGCCGCCGGCCTCGAAGCGGCTGATGTCCAGGAGCCGCTGCACGAGCCGGGTGAGCCGGTCGGTCTGGTCGGAGATGGAGGAGAGCGTCTTCTTCTGCGTCTCCGTCACCTCGCCGTAGATGCCGTCCAGGAGCAGGGCGGTGTACCCGCGGATCACGCTCAACGGGGTCTTGATCTCGTGCGAGGCCACCGAGACGAACTCGGCCTTGAGCCGGTCCAGCTCCGAGAGCTGCCGGGTCATGGAGCCGAAGGAGCGCGCCAGGTCGCCCAGCTCGTCGTGCCGCTCGGGGTCCACCCGCACCTCGGGGTCGAAGTCGCCTTCCGCGACCACGGCCATCCCGCGCCGCAGCTCGTCGATGGGGCGGAGCAGGGTGCGCGTCAGCCACCCGCCGATCAGCACGGTCAATGCGAGCGCCGCGGCGAGGGCGAGCGCCGTGGTGGTGAAGGCCTGCCGGGCGATGTCCTGGGCGCGGGCGACCTGCGCCCCGCTCCCCCGGTCGATGGCCTCGCCGATCGGGTCCAGCGCCCGGGTCATCGCGGCGAAGCCGGGCTCCAGCACGTTCGCGCGGAGGGTGTCCGCCTCTTCCACGCGTCCCGCC
The Longimicrobiaceae bacterium DNA segment above includes these coding regions:
- a CDS encoding HAMP domain-containing sensor histidine kinase → MSLRQRIVLTLVAIACILVAPAIYGVWSLRELRGVAHDLRTRDTEGSLALGRLQTALGEVEYSARISLALQALFPEEAGEAREQTLATVDQVDRQFARLDSAGYGRQAAPAERRWQELSEAIREASALAVAGRVEEADTLRANVLEPGFAAMTRALDPIGEAIDRGSGAQVARAQDIARQAFTTTALALAAALALTVLIGGWLTRTLLRPIDELRRGMAVVAEGDFDPEVRVDPERHDELGDLARSFGSMTRQLSELDRLKAEFVSVASHEIKTPLSVIRGYTALLLDGIYGEVTETQKKTLSSISDQTDRLTRLVQRLLDISRFEAGGGRLELRDIGIRPFLADLAHGFDALAIQNRIDFALQVADDVPETMVGDPDRLNEVLGNLLSNAFKFTPQGGQIRLVARAAPERILVEVRDTGIGIPPDKLPKIFEKFFQVENEAQPRSVGSGLGLAIAQEIVEAHGGTITAESREGRGTTFRVDLPLRPPMASAA